Part of the Vigna angularis cultivar LongXiaoDou No.4 chromosome 1, ASM1680809v1, whole genome shotgun sequence genome, TCATCAGGTAATCTTTCGTCTtgtttatttcttcttcttttctaataCAAGTTaaataacaacaaaagaaatataatctTCTTTTAGAGAAAATTCATTGCTCATGACAAAACTAGaattctgtatttttttttctcttctgtacaattttcatcattttatcaTGTGTGATGCGTGTAAGAGAGTCTAAAATGTAACCGAATTGCAGGCATACCCACACAAGATTCTTACGGGTAGAAGGTCCAGAATGCACACCATTAGGAAGACTTCGGGGCTGGCAGGTTTTCCTAAAAGGGATGAGAGCGTTCATGATGCTTTTGGGGTAGGACACAGTTCTACAAGCATATCTGCTGGTCTTGGTAAGattcttatattttaagatGAATGTATTTTCGTCAAATATATGTGCAGAAACATTTATCTCACATTTGAGCAACAATTCTGAATATTTATTAGGCATGGCTGTTGCACGTGATCTGCTGGGGAAGAAGAACAGCATCATATCAGTGATAGGCGACGGGGCATTGACAGCAGGCCAAGCTTACGAGGCCATGAACAATGCAGGGTTCCTTGATTCTAACATGATAGTAATACTTAATGACAACAAGCAAGTCTCTTTACCAACTGCCACACTTGATGGACCTGCAAGTCCTGTCGGAGCACTCAGCAGTGCTTTGAGCAAAATTCAAGCGAGTACAGAATTCCGTAAACTCAGAGAAGCTGCAAAAGTAAGCCTCTTAAACTTGTCATATTCGTAGTGAGCGTCGTGATCTCAGTGATCATGTCAAACTTTAAATAAGCTGTGGCCTTTATTTGACTCCAATTTTATTCCTGAAGAGTATCACAAAACAAATTGGAGGACAAACACACCAGGTTGCAGCCAAAGTGGATGAGTATGCAAGAGGCATGATCAGCGGTTCTGGATCTACATTATTTGAAGAACTAGGCTTATACTACATAGGTCCTGTGGATGGTCATAACATTGAAGATCTGGTCACCATCTTTGAAAAAGTCAAATCAATGCCTGCTCCAGGTCCAGTTTTGATTCATATTGTCACAGAGAAAGGGAAGGGATACCCCCCAGCAGAAAAAGCAGCTGATAAAATGCACGGTGAGAAAGGGATATTTCTTCATAAATCATTATGAGAAACTCGAAATAGTAAAATCAATTCTTAGATATATTGCAAAAAGTTACCCACTGTTAATATAACTCAATCAATTGTGTACTCACAATTAATTTCTCGACCTGATTACATAGGTAGTTAATATTTTGCgctatttaaaacttatttgaaTCCAAACAGACACTTATACATTCTCATATTTTCAGGGGTTGTGAAGTTTGATCCAAAAACAGGGAAGCAGTTTAAGGCAAAATCCTCAACGCTTTCATACACACAGTACTTTGCTGAGTCTTTGATAAAGGAGGCTGAAATAGACAACAAGATAGTGGCCATTCACGCAGCAATGGGTGGTGGTACAGGCCTAAATTATTTCCACAAAAGATTTCCCGATCGCTGTTTCGATGTGGGGATAGCTGAGCAGCATGCTGTTACATTTGCTGCTGGGTTAGCTGCTGAAGGCCTCAAGCCCTTTTGTGCCATTTACTCATCATTCCTACAACGAGGATATGATCAGGTGAGCCAATATGGTTCAATGAGAAATAGTCCAAACTATCTTattattgatttcttcttgatccaagtttatttttaagttaataacttcgataaaaaaaatcttatcaCTGTGATTTATTTTGTGTATCCAGGTAGTCCATGACGTTGATCTTCAAAAGCTACCCGTCCGATTTGCCATGGATAGAGCTGGTTTGGTTGGAGCAGATGGACCAACCCATTGTGGAGCATTTGATATCACTTACATGGCTTGCCTGCCCAACATGGTGGTCATGGCTCCTTCTGATGAAGCTGAACTAATGCACATGGTTGCAACAGCAGCAACTATAGATGACAGACCAAGCTGCTTCAGATTTCCAAGGGGAAATGGACTTGGAGCCACTTTGCCACTCAACAACAAAGGAACCCCACTTGAGGTGAGAATCAGATATTAACATGTATTTCCTAAACTGAATCTTATCTCAATAGTTAAGCCACCGAATTGAAAATTTTTTGGTCGTGTAGATCGGAAAAGGCAGAATTCTGATGGAAGGCAGCAGAGTTGCTATCTTGGGATATGGTTCTGTGGTTCAACAATGCAGACATGCCTCGGAATTGCTTAAAGAAGTAGGCGTTAGTGTGACAGTTGCTGATGCTAGGTTTTGCAAACCTTTGGATATTGATCTCATCAGGCTACTGGCTAAAGAGCATGAAATACTGATCACGGTGGAAGAGGGTTCTATCGGTGGTTTTGGATCACATGTTTCTCAATTCTTGAGCTTATCTGGTATTCTAGATGGACCTCTAAAGGTAAACCTTCCTCAATGGAGAAGTCGCTCTCtatatgattttcattttcaGATACGTCCCTATTTTGTGCATTTGTAACAATAAACCAATTTGGTTTTACCTGCAGTGGAGAGCAATGATGCTTCCTGACAGATACATTGATCATGGGTCACCCCAGGATCAGGTTGAAGAAGCAGGGCTTTCATCAAAGCACATTGCGGCCACAGTGATGTCACTTCTTGAAAGGCCAAAAGAAGCTCTTCTGTTTAAATAGAAACGCGAAATGGAATGAGGATCTTGACCTGGGACCTGAAAGATGCGTTCAGTTCTGTTGGCATTGCGGTTTATAGGAAGCTGTAAATAACTACACTAGAACTGTTGTTTTGGATTCTCAGGTCAGGCCGAAGAATCATGAATGAATAACGAGATTAATTTATTCTTGCAAGGCATTGTAATGtatctatattaattagttgtATGTAATTAACACCCCACTTAAGTCATAAAGATCATGATTTTCCTATAAGCATAATTTTAGTACTCCACTTTGCCTTGGCTAAACAGTATTTTTATTACGTTAGTGATGAAGTAAATGGATTTGGCGGTCAATATTTCTGATAATGAAGGGTGAGGTCATACCCCAGGTGAACGCCACCTTCTAGTCTTTCTTATCATTATGAAATCAATTCACGCAAGATATTTACTAAATAATGTTACCGTCAATAACATCACCCAAAATAGGATTTGTCAAAACCatgaagttaaaatattttttcgaGCTATGACTTACAGATGATTAGaaaaaatacacacaattttcATGTAAATCAGTATGTGCAAGTAACAAGGCAGAAGGTAACTATAATGTCGACAAATAATTCAGTCATCAATGACATCAAATATAATAAGGCGTAGTCAAGTCcataatactaaaatatatatattatctgtAATAGATTAGATACGAAATCTTATTCAATAAAAACAGAGGTGGATCAACTTCTTGGCAAAGGTCACAATTATTTGGTTAGAAAGTAGTCTTGTAAGAAAATAAGTGCAACTAACAACCAACAGAAATACAAAACAGTACTGAAAATCCAATAGATCTTATAGGATTTTGCAGATCCAAAATTTGATTCTGGTGAtagatttttgtaatttattatgtGTTCTTTGTTTTCATGTATGAATGTATATGATTCATGTATTAGATTAAGTTTGCATAATTTCTTACTTTTaactgtttttaaaatattcatcatcattatgtgtgattttttttcttactctttttttaactttattttgaatatatttatcttaGTTAAGTATATACAAGAATTTTTTATGTTCCACGTGTGAAATATGATTGTTCAAATAATCTAATATGATCACTAAAATTCAATATGAATAGAGTAAAATCAAATTAGTAAACAAATATTAGTATATTAATAGTGTCActaatcttaaatatatatctctcttttatttttagttattttctaTATCATTTTGTTATGATTATGGttgtcttttattttcatgtctCACTATGCCTACATCATATTTGATGGAGCAGCTACAAAACCCTTAACTTAGAAAAGGTTAAGAATCACCAAAAAAAGTATAACATCaagaataaacaaattatttatatgttaattgGTTGAATCAAAGATACATTAAGACTTTTGTGCCTTATGCAAAAGTACTAGCCAATAAATGGATAATTAAAAGAGAATATTAACCCTTTAACAAAATGGAAAATTGAGatgtaattttatcaattatctaatgaagaaaatgtgagaGAAGGGAGTGGTTACTATTGGCATCTTCTACTTATTAGCTCCCACCCTCTCttgtcattttcattattttttttatagtaagtCTAATCTCCTCTTTTCAAACACAGTACTTACTTAAAACACTATTATCATACGTCGTACAAAGTATCATActctatttaattttaaaaccaaCTATCATACGTCGTAcacatatattaaatatatgcttcattaaattaaatcttAGACATATAGAAAATTTGATTATACCTTCTATTCTTGCTTATCTGAAATGGATATTTAAGCTTGAAACACTTGTTATCAAACTTTCTATTCCTCTTTTGCGAGTTTACATGCCCTCCTCGTGAgagttattataatatatagaaaTCTAATTTCCTTTTTTCTCGCATCAATTAGTTTATCACTTAACCCACAATCAAACTATTATAATATTCGCTTTttataatacttaaatttatatttttttaaatatttaaatattccaAATTTCATCCTTAATGTCGCATGtcatcaaatttatattaatttataacaaaCATTGGTGTCCTTAAGCGTGCTATAGtagtaatttttgaaaaataaaagaagatttattaataatgttgtACAAAgtacaaaaaattattagagGCCAAAATCATGTGCTTTCAAGTTGTGCCTTACAATTGTCATGTGGAGACGATAAATTGCACTAAGTTTTTAATGTGCTCggtacatttaattttatttttctaatatttctattacaaaatattagaatttataCACTTAATATATCAAGGCCTTACAAATAGAGATGACAATGGGAGTACAATGGGGACAAATTTCGCTATCAAAAAATTCACTTTCATCCTAATCTAACAACTATAAAATTTTTGTTACATTCTCATTCATATCAATCTAACaagtataaaatttttgttACATTCTCATTCATATCAGGTAACGGGTATACCATGTATATCCATGTTTGCTTTCTTActcttttaatatcaattaatcaatatttataaaattataaataattattacaaaaaaaaaacaatattataatttcaaaagAACGTATTCTCATTTCTCCATAtcataagaaattataattatatacatttcaaattaaaataccaaataaAAGTTTATGAGAACCAAAacatttattcaatttaaaaacattaataatacaaatttgatcaaatttaaaaatatttttaaaagattacaataagaaaacatatattgaaatttaaaatattttaaatgtcttttcattctcattctttaaattctaataaaaattttcttttacacgctaataaaagttataatacataaaaaaacaaaagttaaactaataataattggaatttaacataaatatttcaCTTTTAAACTTCAATATATGTCAAAGATATGTTGgatggtgataaagaagatTTATGGTAAtgacattaaattatatactataataaaaaaaaattgttatacaATCTTAGTGATAGAATTACACTTATGataatgagttaaaaaataaaaataattatataaaagatatcaaaacaatattctacattataaaaataagcaacaagtaaaaatgttaaaaataagtaaaaataattaaatatgtattagaAACAATTTAATACATCATTGGATGAAACTAGTCAAAttgttcaaaataataaaaattgttttaataaaacaaaaggaattcttcaaataaaacaaaaattaagaataagagaataaatgagttaaatttttttatagtacCTAATAAATTGCGGGTTTATactatttaaaactaaaattgagAGTTAAATAtctcatataaaaaataaacaataaataaaaataataaaaatatttaaatatgaaacataacaaatatttaatttacaaacattattttaatataaccacataaaatttctaataagatagaaaatatcttattaaaaaaatgtgattgaCTTCATGGTAAAACCAACCAAAAAGCttgttaataaaagaaaaaaagtaataaaactaaaggctaagaataatatatattaattagatttaTGCATATTTTAGTAAATGGAGATAGGACGAGGGTAAAGATGGTTAGGACAAGTATGGAAACGGGGACGAgacgaatatatatatactcatcCTCATCcttatatctaattaaaaacATCGGTATTACTCATACTAAGTCAACAAAGATAcccatacacaaacacaaagtataaaatttttatcttattctcGTCTTTACTAGGTAATGGGTAA contains:
- the LOC108331862 gene encoding probable 1-deoxy-D-xylulose-5-phosphate synthase 2, chloroplastic yields the protein MAFCSGTLLKPNYCFSPTHKPKAPTPYYDTRKKFCVRVSANDSGDVEKTIIRKEKDGWKINYSGEKPQTPLLDTINHPIHMKNLSTQDLEQLSAELRADIVHSVSNTGGHLSSSLGVVELAVALHHVFDTPEDKIIWDVGHQAYPHKILTGRRSRMHTIRKTSGLAGFPKRDESVHDAFGVGHSSTSISAGLGMAVARDLLGKKNSIISVIGDGALTAGQAYEAMNNAGFLDSNMIVILNDNKQVSLPTATLDGPASPVGALSSALSKIQASTEFRKLREAAKSITKQIGGQTHQVAAKVDEYARGMISGSGSTLFEELGLYYIGPVDGHNIEDLVTIFEKVKSMPAPGPVLIHIVTEKGKGYPPAEKAADKMHGVVKFDPKTGKQFKAKSSTLSYTQYFAESLIKEAEIDNKIVAIHAAMGGGTGLNYFHKRFPDRCFDVGIAEQHAVTFAAGLAAEGLKPFCAIYSSFLQRGYDQVVHDVDLQKLPVRFAMDRAGLVGADGPTHCGAFDITYMACLPNMVVMAPSDEAELMHMVATAATIDDRPSCFRFPRGNGLGATLPLNNKGTPLEIGKGRILMEGSRVAILGYGSVVQQCRHASELLKEVGVSVTVADARFCKPLDIDLIRLLAKEHEILITVEEGSIGGFGSHVSQFLSLSGILDGPLKWRAMMLPDRYIDHGSPQDQVEEAGLSSKHIAATVMSLLERPKEALLFK